The Chitinophagales bacterium genomic sequence GGATGTTCCCGATGACCGCTATGAAAGGGCCAGGAAAAACACTGAGGCTTTAATGCTGCGTGCGCTGGCTTATACTATTCCTAAAGATGGTGGTGAAAATCAAAGTGCCTACCAGAATATCCAGGCACAGAAAGCTGTATATTATGGTCAGCAACCACCCAGCAATTGGTTTAACCCATTGGCATGGGCTGAATTTTATGAAGCCTGGAAACGAGGCGATTTCAAGAAAAGAAAATACTAAGATTACTTACCTCCGTTTGCACGCAGGTCATCCAGGCATTTGGGATCCAGTTCAGGTATCTTTTCTCCTGTAAATACGTTCATGTAGTCGGTTGTCTGCATTTGGTAGTTCATCAGGCAGCCCGGCACATCACAGTGCTTACCATTTGCTTCGTCCTGGTGGTTTGATTGCAGTGCAGAGCCAAGGTTGACCAGGCCAAAAATATGTCCTAATTCGTGCTCCAAAACAGCAGTCATTGCAGCTGCGTATGTAGGTTGTCCTTCTGCTCCTGAATGTTCATCGATGATACCGCCAAATAATGCTACAGAAGTATTTTTATAAGCGACACCCAATATATTCTTCTCGTAATAGTCACCTTCTGTAAGCAGAATGAACAAACCCAGTGTGTCAATACCATCCTCACCTGTTACCTGGAATTGTTCGCGATATTGCTTTTCGATATTGATCAGGTCGTTGACATAAAGATTGCCTCCCTGCAGCGGAATATTTGCATAGGAAACGTAGATACCGTTTGGTTTATGGCAATATTTGTCAAGAAATGCAACAGCTGCCTGCACAACACTATCCGGGAAAGGGTGTTTATTAACGTTGCAAAACTGAACGTTAATAGCTTTGTACTTTGCTGCACTTAAAAAGTCGTTGGCAGAAAGCCCTACGGACCTGTTATCGTAGGTTTGAGTTGGATTGACAACAGGTACTGTATAACCTATCTTATCCCTTTTGCAGGAAACAAAGGCCACAACAATTACCCATATTGTCAAAAGCTTTTTCATAGTACACCTTATTATAATTTACAACATTACAAAAACCTTGCCTAACTACAATTATGTATGTAATGCAATAACATATCATTAGCAAAAGGAATGACAGGCTATTACAAATAGGCAATTTGGCATATATTTAGTTATGAATATTAAGTTACTCATCGTCATTTTAGTATTGTCCGGCTACACTAGCGCAAGGGCGCAAAATCAGTATGAGATCGACAGCCTGTCGGAACTACTGGCCAATAAGCACCTGCATGATACTGCCAAGGTAGATATATATAATGAACTGGCTTTTTCGTTGAGGGCTGTTGACAAAGATCTTGCTCTCGCCTACCTAGATACAGCTAAGATACTGGCTGAAAGAAATGATTATACAGAAGGGCTGTGCGGTATATACAACAGGTATGGTATCATTTATAAAAACTGGAACAAGGCCGACGAAGCGATCACCTACTATGAAAAGAGTGTAGAACTGGCTCGCGAACTCAACGATAAAGGACTGATAGCAGATGTTTATAATAACCTAGGCAATGTTTACCGTATGCAAGGGAAACAGACAAATGCCGCAGAATCCTTTATTGAAGCACTGAAATTGCGCGAAGAGATCGATGATATACAAGGAGAAGCGGCAGCACACAACAACCTGGCCTATTTGTATGCCGATCAAAAGAACTACCCTCTTGCCATAGAGAACAACCTGAAAGCAATAGAACTGTTTGGTATTGCAAAAGACTCTTTCGAGCTAGGCCGGGCCAATGGATACATGGGTTATATATACTACTTCCAGAGTATTTACGACAGTGCAATTGCTTACAACAACAAGGCACTTGATATTTTCAAAAAGCTGGGAGACCAGTATGAGACTGCAACACTACTGAGTAATGGCGGGAATATTTATGCTGAAAGCGGATCTCCTCAAAAGGGATTGCCATTACATAAACAGGCACTGGCTATCCAAACTGAATTGGGCGATAGTGTGGGTATGTATACTTCGCACCTGAGTCTTGCGCAAACCTACCTGATGCTGCACAAAACGGACCTAGCAGAGCAGCATATTAATACAGCCATGGCTATTCTTAAGAAGATAGAAGGTATCATCAACATGTACATGGATTCCTACCTGATATCATCGCAGATATACAAAGCTAAAGGTGATTATAAAAAGGCTTATGAGTACATGATAGATTATACAAAGCTGAACGACTCGTTGGTGAATGAAAGTAATAGCCGAACTATTACAGAGTTACAAACAAAGTATGATACAGAAAAGAAAGATCATGAGATTGAAACAAACAAACTGGAACTGGCCAATAACCAAATCGCAATCAGGCAAAAAAATATAATCGCAATTGCGTTGACTATACTTATTATTGTTATCCTTATTATTTCCTATCTGTTATACAACCGTTATAAACTGCATAAACAACAGGAACTTAATGAAGAGATCATCCGACAGCAGAATATAAGGAGTAAAGCTGTTATAGATGCAGAAGAGCGAGAACGTACCCGTATAGCAAAAGACCTTCACGATGGTATCGGGCAACAATTATCTGCAATAAAACTGATGACCTCAGCTCTGGAACACCCTCCTCAGTCAGATACTGACAGAAGCGAACAATTATCAACGCTTAAAAACACACTGGATGAAGCGATTAAAGAGATAAGGGCGGTTTCTCACAATATGATGCCTAATGCCTTATTCAAATTAGGGCTAAGTAGCGCTATACGTGAATTTGTTGATAAAATAACTGCTACAGGTTTACTAAAAATAAACCTTGAAATAGTAGGACTTACACGCCAACTGGATAAAACTACCGAGATCATACTATACAGAGTGATTCAGGAATTAGTAAACAATGTGATCAAACATTCAGGTGCAAACATGTTAGGCATACAGATCGTTGATCATGACAATAAAACATTGAATATTATTGTTGAAGATAACGGAAAGGGGTTCGATACAAGTAAAAAGTCAAATTTCGAGGGAATAGGTCTTAAGAATATTATATCCAGGATAGAATACCTGGACGGAACTGTTGATTTTGATTCTACTATCGGCCGTGGTACAACTATAATCATAGATATACCTATATAATTGACAGTTGTTCTTCCGGACGGACAACCTGTATAAAACAAAAGACCCCTCAACAAAAAAGTTGAGGGGTCTTTCAGTAAATATGGCAGCTACCTACTCTCCCGCCTTAGCAGTACCATCGGCCATGAGGGGCTTAACTTCTCTGTTCGGAATGGGAAGAGGTGAACACCCTCGGCAATACCACCATAAGATCTTTAGTCATTGCCTTTTGGACTATAATAATATCGACATATCGGGAACAATTGATCTTGTATTAACGAACATGATTCTTAAAAAACTTGTTCTGATCTACCCTTCAAGAGTAAATAAAGTTAAAGCTTACGTGCAATTAGTACTACTCGGCTTTGATGTCACCACCTTTACACCTGTAGCCTATCAACGTCATCGTCTTTGACGGCACTTAAAAGTAAATTCATCTAGTGGAAGGTTTCGCGCTTAGATGCTTTCAGCGCTTATCCTGGCTGTACATAGCTACTCTGCACTGCACCTGGCGGCACAACAGATACACCAGCGGTACATACGACCCGGTCCTCTCGTACTAAGGTCATGTCCACGCAATTTACTAACGCCCACCACAGATAGAGACCGAACTGTCTTGCGACGTTCTGAACCCAGTTCACGTGCCACTTTAATGGGCGAACAGCCCAACCCTTGGGACCTTCTCCAGCCCCAGGATGTGACGAACCGACATCGAGGTGCCAAACCTCCCCGTCGATATGAGCTCTTGGGGGAGATCAGCCTGTTATCCCCGGAGTACCTTTTATCCTTTGAGCGATGGCCCTTCCATACAGAACCACCGGATCACTTTAGCCTGCTTTCGCACCTGTTCGGCTGGTCAGCCTCACAGTCAAGCACCCTTATACTAATACGCTCTATGTACGATTACCAACCGTACTGAGGGCACCTTTGCGAGCCTCCGTTACTTTTTAGGAGGCGACCACCCCAGTCAAACTACCCACCATGCAATGTCTCCCATCTTCAATGGGATTAGACTCTAAATAACAGAAGGTTGGTATTTCAACGATGACTCCACAAATGCTGGCGCACCTGCTTCACAGTCTCCCAACTATACTACACATCTGTTATCCAAAATCAATGCAAAGTTGTAGTGAAGGTTCACGGGGTCTTTTCGTCCCGTGGCGGGTAACCGGCATCTTCACCGATACTACAATTTCACCGGGCTCGCGGAGGAGACAGTGTTCAACTCATTAGACCATTCGTGCAGGTCGGAACTTACCCGACAAGGAATTTCGCTACCTTAGGACCGTTATAGTTACGGCCGCCGTTTACCGGGGCTTCAGTCGCAAGCTTCAGATTACTCCTGACAAGCTTCCTTAACCTTCCGGCACCGGGCAGGTATCAGGCTCTATACGTCTTCTTTCGAATTTGCAGGGCCCTATGTTTTTGCTAAACAGTTGGTTGAACCATTTCACTGAGTCCCGCCGAAGCGGGATAGCTTTATCCCGAAGTTACAGCTATAATTTGCCTAGTTCCTTCTCCGCGGCTCACCCGAGCGCCTTAGAATACTCATCTCGACTACCTGTGTCGGTTTACGGTACGGGTTGTTAATAACATAACTTAGAGGTTTTTCTCGTGAGCAGGATTACAGCCACTATCTCGCCGGCCGAAGCCTTAGAGTACTATCACGTTCGTCACATCCGGCGGATTTGCCTACCAGACGTATAACTACACGCTTTAACGAGGTATTCCGTCACCTCGCGGGCTTTTCACTTCTCCGTCACCCCATCGAATTATTAACAAGTACTGGAATATTAACCAGTTTTCCATCAGCTTCCCCTTTCGGGTACGCCTAAGGACCCGACTAACCCTGATCCGATTAGCGTTGATCAGGAACCCTTAGTCTTTCGGCGAAGCAGTTTTTCACTGCTTTTATCGTTACTTATACCTACATTTTCTTTTCTAAACGCTCCAACATACCTTACGGTACACCTTCAACGCAGTTTAGAATGCTCCCCTACCATCACGCCCGAAAGCGTGATCTATATCTTCGGTACTATGTTTGATGCCCGATCATTTTCCGTGCCCGAACCCTCGACCAGTGAGCTGTTACGCACTCTTTAAATGAATGGCTGCTTCCAAGCCAACATCCTGGCTGTCTTAGGGTTCGAACTTCGTTTGTTCAACTTAACATAGATTTAGGGACCTTAGATGATAGTCTGGGTTATTTCCCTCTCGGCCATGGACCTTAGCGCCCACAGCCTCACTGCCATACATATATCATAGCATTCGGAGTTTGTCAGGGTTTGGTAGGCGGTGAAGCCCCCTAGCCCAGTCAGTAGCTCTACCTCTATGATACATTAATTTATGACGCTGTTCCTAAAAACATTTCGGGGAGAACGAGCTATCTCTCAGTTTGATTGGCCTTTCACCCCTATCCACAGGTCATCTCAAAACTTTTCAACGTTTACGAGTTCGGCCCTCCAGTTAGTTTTACCTAACCTTCAGCCTGCCCATGGATAGATCACAAAGTTTCGCGTCTGCCCCCACTGACTATATCGCCCTATTCGGACTCGCTTTCGCTGCGGCTCCGTTACTTAAGAACTTAACCTCGCCAGTGAGGAGCAACTCGTAGGTTCATTATGCAAAAGGCACGCCGTCACCCCAAAGGGCTCCGACCGCTTGTAAGCGTACGGTTTCAGGTACTATTTCACTCTCCTGTTCGGAGTACTTTTCACCTTTCCCTTACGGTACTGGTTCACTATCGGTCACTAAGGAGTATTTAGCCTTACCGGATGGTGCCGGCAGATTCAGGCAGGATTCCTCCGGTCCCGCCTTACTCAGGATACTACGCGTCCCGGACAATTTACACCTACAGGGCTTTCACCTTGTTTCGCCCAACTTTCCAGATGGTTCAGTTTGATGTCCGTTTCTAAATGTAGTCCTACAACCCCAGGGGAGCACGCCCCCCTGGTTTGGGCTTTTCCCTGTTCGCTCGCCACTACTTAGGGAATCATTTGTTATTTTCTTTTCCTCCGGGTACTTAGATGTTTCAGTTCCCCGGGTTAGCTCTCTTTCGAGTAATACACCTTCAGTGTATTAGGTTGTCCCATTCGGAAATCTATGATTATATCGCTTGTATGCAGCTTATCATAGCTTATCGCAGCTTACCACGTCCTTCATCGCCTCTTAGTGCCTAGGCATCCACCATACGCCCTTATTCGCTTTAAATATTTTTAGTGCTTTAGAAAAAACACGTTCTACAAAAAAAATTGCTACCCAATATGTCAAAGAACTTCGAGATCTTAAAAAACCTCTTGCTGATGTTAAGGACTTGAACCCAATGTACAGCCTGGTTACTGTTACATCATTTATATCTTACCACTCAATACCCATCCCCTCAGTCAAAAAAAGTGGAGGATATCGGAGTCGAACCGATGACCCCCTGCGTGCAAGGCAGGTGCTCTAGCCAGCTGAGCTAACCCCCCATCGGTAATAAGATACCTTACTATTATTAAGAACTTCAAAAAAAAGTAGACCCGCCCAGACTTGAACTGGGGACCTCTACATTATCAGTGTAGCGCTCTAACCACCTGAGCTACGGATCTATTTAAACCCCAACCCCTAAAGGGGCACAGTTTCATCAGATCCTTACTTCCGCATTAACCCCTAAGCGGCAGAACTATTCTACAAAGAACAATATCTTGAAAGATGGAAAAAAAACAACAGCTACCAGGCTCTAGCTCTAAAAAGGAGGTATTCCAGCCGCACCTTCCGGTACGGCTACCTTGTTACGACTTAGCCCCAGTTACCAGTTTTACCCTAGGCGGCTCCTTGCGGTTACCGACTTTAGGTACACCCGGCTTCCATGGCTTGACGGGCGGTGTGTACAAGGTCCGGGAACGTATTCACCGCGCCATTGCTGATGCGCGATTACTAGCGATTCCAGCTTCATGAGGTCGAGTTGCAGACCTCAATCTGAACTGAGAAGAGGTTTTTGAGATTAGCTTCCTGTTACCAGGTCGCTGCCCTTTGTCCTCCCCATTGTAGTACGTGTGTAGCCCTGGGCATAAAGGCCATGATGACTTGACATCGTCCCCTCCTTCCTCGCGTCTTACGACGGCAGTTTCTTCAGAGTTCCCACCATTACGTGCTGGCAACTGAAGATGGGGGTTGCGCTCGTTGCGGGACTTAACCCAACACCTCACGGCACGAGCTGACGACAGCCATGCAGCACCTTGCTAGCAGTGTATTGCTACAAAATCGGCTTTCACCGACGGTCTCCTAGCATTCTAGCCCAGGTAAGGTTCCTCGCGTATCATCGAATTAAACCACATACTCCACCGCTTGTGCGGACCCCCGTCAATTCCTTTGAGTTTCATCCTTGCGGACGTACTTCCCAGGTGGATTACTTAATGCTTTCGCTCAGACACACACTGTGTATCGCGTATGTCGAGTAATCATCGTTTAGGGCGTGGACTACCAGGGTATCTAATCCTGTTCGCTACCCACGCTTTCGTGCCTCAGCGTCAATGTTCGTTCAGCCAGCTGCCTACGCAATCGGTGTTCTATATCATATCTATGCATTTCACCGCTACATGATATATTCCGCCAACCTCAACGAAATTCAAGATAAATAGTATCAAAGGCAGTTTCCGGGTTGAGCCCGGAGATTTCACCTCTGACTTAAATATCCGCCTACACACCCTTTAAACCCAGTAAATCCGGATAACGCTTGCACCCTCCGTATTACCGCGGCTGCTGGCACGGAGTTAGCCGGTGCTTATTCATATGGTACCGTCGGACGGAGTAGAAACCCCGGTTTTCTTCCCATATAAAAGAAGTTTACAACCCAGAAGGCCGTCATCCTCCACGCGGCATGGCTGGTTCAGACTTGCGTCCATTGACCAATATTCCTCACTGCTGCCTCCCGTAGGAGTCGGGCCCGTGTCTCAGTGCCCGTGTGGCTGGTCGTGCTCTCACACCAGCTACCCATCGCCGACTTGGTGGGCCGTTACCCCGCCAACTATCTAATGGGACGCACGCCAATCCTTTACCAATAAATTTTTAATGAAAAGAAGATGCCTTCCTCGCATACTATGGGGTCTTAATCCGAATTTCTCCGGGCTATCCCCCAGTAAAGGGTATGTTGCGTACGTGTTCCGCACCCGTTTGCCGGTCGCCAGCGTCCGAAGACCTGCTGCCCCTCGACTTGCATGTGTTAAGCCTGCCGCTAGCGTTCATCCTGAGCCAGGATCAAACTCTCCATTGTAAATGAATTGTTCGTTCACTGACTAATTACTCATTTTTTAAAAAGAGAATCAGACGTGTAACTTAATTTGTTACGCTATTGTGGTTCCCGCCATCGGCGGGACCTTACCTGGCAATACAGAACTTCATCTGTATCGCGCTGTTGTTTTTTTTATTTCCAATCTTTCAAAGAACTTCAGAAATCTTCATGGCTTAAATACCACTCAATCTCTTCTGTAAGTGATGAGGAGTTGAACCCCGATCCGCAGCCTCTATACCGCTTCACTATTACTATCTTAAGAACTATTTGTTACCTTTTCGTTACCGCTTTCCCCGCTAACGGAGTGCAAAGGTAGAAGTTAAAATTCAATGCACAAAATTATTTTCCAAAATAGTTATTCACACTGTTTTGGTCATTATTACAACGCCATAAAATACCTTGGAAATTTGCTAAAGAACTTTCCGTTTTTGCTTGAACGGGCTGCAAAGGTATAGAGCATTTTATTCACCACAAAATCTTTTTTCAAAAAATCCTGAACTTTTTTCAAAAGGGTTGTCCTGTTTGTAATTTGACTATATTTATTAGCAACATCAAATACGCTTACAAACATGATAAAACAAATAGCCGGGTGCTTACTGGCGGGCATTGTACTGTTCTCGTCGGCCTGTAAAGAAACAGACCCTATGATAAATGACGTGCTGAATGAAAAGATGCGTGATACATTGAAAAAGGTCTACCCCAGCCTTCTTAACTCACAGATACGTGTTGAAGTTCATGATTTCCAGGATGTAACAATATTGCTGGGCGATAAGGAACTGTTTGCCAAAACAGATGAGCAACTACAGGAAGTAACCAAAAACATAGCAGCAATAACCTACCATCTGTATAATGAGAACAACTACCTGGATGAAGGCAAGGTAATATTTATAGAAAAGGAACGCGAATTACCATCGGACAGTGACCCCAGAAAAGAATATGATATGCACCTGGAAACATTCAAAAAGAAGTAACGACCCAACCATATGGCCACGAAAAATACAAATGAGCCAACGAATTCAATAGCTCAGAACAAACTGCTCCTCTTATCTTTTGTTGAAGGTTCTTGTGTAATGATCGCCGAACTGGCAGGTGGCAAGATGCTGGCTCCTTTTTTCGGGTCCTCTCTGTATGTCTGGGCCTCTACCCTGGCCATTACACTGGGTGCACTGACCATTGGATATTATATAGGCGGTGAACTTAGTAAGCAGGCACAAGCAAAAAGGAATAATACACTTTTTACCATCATAGCTGCTGCAGCTGCACTTGTTATCATAATGCCATTATCGGCCAATACTATTATGAGTAAGGCCATTGAAATGCCCTTCCTTGCAGGGATGATCATTTCGCAGCTCTTTTTTCTATTACCCCCGATATTATGTATGGGTATTGTCAGCCCGATGCTAATAGGATTAATCGGAGAAAACAACCCTTCAGGTAAAGCAGCAGGACTGGTATATGCCGTATCTACCTCGGGAGGAGTAATAGCAACTTTAATAACAGGTTTCTGGCTGGTACCTGTCGCGGGCATTGCCATACCCTGTGTTGTAGCGGGCATCTTACTTTTCGCACTTAACCTGTTTATATTAAGACCCAAAAAGAAAACAGGTGCCATTGCCGTAATTGTATTGCTGATCCCGTCTTCGTTCTTTATTTATAATAACAGGCAGGATAATACTTATAAATATG encodes the following:
- a CDS encoding sensor histidine kinase, producing MNIKLLIVILVLSGYTSARAQNQYEIDSLSELLANKHLHDTAKVDIYNELAFSLRAVDKDLALAYLDTAKILAERNDYTEGLCGIYNRYGIIYKNWNKADEAITYYEKSVELARELNDKGLIADVYNNLGNVYRMQGKQTNAAESFIEALKLREEIDDIQGEAAAHNNLAYLYADQKNYPLAIENNLKAIELFGIAKDSFELGRANGYMGYIYYFQSIYDSAIAYNNKALDIFKKLGDQYETATLLSNGGNIYAESGSPQKGLPLHKQALAIQTELGDSVGMYTSHLSLAQTYLMLHKTDLAEQHINTAMAILKKIEGIINMYMDSYLISSQIYKAKGDYKKAYEYMIDYTKLNDSLVNESNSRTITELQTKYDTEKKDHEIETNKLELANNQIAIRQKNIIAIALTILIIVILIISYLLYNRYKLHKQQELNEEIIRQQNIRSKAVIDAEERERTRIAKDLHDGIGQQLSAIKLMTSALEHPPQSDTDRSEQLSTLKNTLDEAIKEIRAVSHNMMPNALFKLGLSSAIREFVDKITATGLLKINLEIVGLTRQLDKTTEIILYRVIQELVNNVIKHSGANMLGIQIVDHDNKTLNIIVEDNGKGFDTSKKSNFEGIGLKNIISRIEYLDGTVDFDSTIGRGTTIIIDIPI